CCCATTTCTACATCAGCTTCAAGCGCAATCGAGTCATAACCTTGTACCAGCGGATACAGAAACTCATGAATAGCGATTGGCTGGTGGCTATTATAACGCTTGGTAAAGTCATCACGTTCCAGCATACGTGCTACAGTTTGCTGTGAAGCCAGTTGAATCAGGTCTGCCGCAGTTCTTTGCTCAAACCACTCAGAGTTAAACACCACCTTGGTTTTGTTTGGATCAAGGATCTTAAACACTTGTTCCTGATAGGTTTTTGCGTTTTCTAATACTTGCTCACGTGACAGTGGCGGACGTGTTGCACTTTTTCCACTTGGGTCGCCAATCATTGCGGTATAGTCACCAATCAGGAAAAACACCTCATGTCCCAGGTCCTGAAACACTTTTAACTTATTGATCAGAACTGTATGCCCCAAATGCAGGTCGGGCGCAGTCGGGTCAAAACCCGCTTTAATTTTTAAAGGACGATTCTGCTTTAATTTTTTAAGCAGATCTTCTTCAGAAATAATTTCATGGGTGCCTCGCTGAATGAGAGCAAGTTGTTCTTCAGCCGGTAGGAAATTTGACATCACAAAATCCAAATACATCAGTTATTCAATTTGTACGATATACTATCACTTTTTCAGCATATTGCAGGCTTAAGAATAACCATGACAGCGATCTATATTGGGGTAATGACCGGCACAAGCATGGATGGTGTCGATATTGTTGCTGCTTCTTTTGATCCTCTTCAGCTTCATGCCACCCTTACTTTAGCATTTGATCCCGACCTTCGGGATGAGCTGATGGCCCTGACCTTACCGGATGACAACGAAATTGACCGGATGGGCAAAGCAGATGTGGCGTTAGCCCAGATGATTGGTCATGGCATTAACACCCTGATTGAAAAAAATAATTTGGACAAAGCCTGGATTAAGGCAATTGGTTCGCATGGTCAGACCATTCGCCATCGTCCCGAGCATGGTTTTACCCTGCAAATTGGCGATCCAAATATTATTACTGAAATTACCCAGATTCCGGTGATTTCTGATTTTCGTCGTCGCGATCTGGCCGCAGGCGGTCAGGGTGCTCCCCTGGTACCAGCCTTTCATCAGGATCTTTTTCAGCATGACACCATTCACCGGGTGATTTTAAATCTGGGCGGGATTGCCAATGTCAGTATGCTGCCTGCCGGACAACCCGAGAAAGTATATGGCTTTGATACCGGCCCCGCCAATATCCTGAT
The nucleotide sequence above comes from Acinetobacter sp. 10FS3-1. Encoded proteins:
- a CDS encoding anhydro-N-acetylmuramic acid kinase, with the translated sequence MTAIYIGVMTGTSMDGVDIVAASFDPLQLHATLTLAFDPDLRDELMALTLPDDNEIDRMGKADVALAQMIGHGINTLIEKNNLDKAWIKAIGSHGQTIRHRPEHGFTLQIGDPNIITEITQIPVISDFRRRDLAAGGQGAPLVPAFHQDLFQHDTIHRVILNLGGIANVSMLPAGQPEKVYGFDTGPANILMDAWCQRYTGQPYDENGNWAAYGTPIRSLLDRLQSHNYFSKEPPKSTGREDFNLEWLDEQILDWRSDLDYDELEDTPENIQATLMKLTTRAIKKAIYRSGLETGEVYVCGGGAYNSHLLEQLRWRLRKHEWSVQTTADLGLSPTWVEATAFAWLAMRFIKQLSGNLPAVTGATGYRVLGTITST